Proteins found in one Triticum aestivum cultivar Chinese Spring chromosome 4D, IWGSC CS RefSeq v2.1, whole genome shotgun sequence genomic segment:
- the LOC123098695 gene encoding uncharacterized protein, whose product MLGNSLLAEKELALASICGLFSSSMQKSHTPSCPTITYEEALRRELEYRRRLERTHPHLLIALNEAPALSRETCTDSTPDVLKRKLTPESNMPSPQSSFNFTAARSQPANWYPPKKKVIVRQPASQAMQAVQIPRTNSVPSFWCKICKVDCVTEFNFGAHIGGKKHKLKKQLILGNMNTGRPATGSQFAGNTNRGPSENAFSGSRNDLPNVGSSSVGPSSSVSSGSRPSEANPEALN is encoded by the exons ATGTTAGGGAATTCTTTGCTAGCCGAGAAAGAATTGGCGCTTGCAAGTATATGTGGTTTGTTCTCATCAAGCATGCAAAAGTCTCATACACCGTCCTGTCCTACTATCACATATGAAGAAGCTCTTAGAAGGGAACTGGAATATCGGCGAAGGTTGGAACGTACTCATCCACATCTGTTGATTGCTCTTAATGAAGCTCCTGCGCTATCCAGA GAGACCTGTACAGATTCAACACCTGATGTGTTGAAGAGAAAGTTAACTCCTGAGAGTAATATGCCTTCACCGCAGTCAAGCTTTAATTTCACCGCTGCAAGAAGCCAGCCAGCAAATTGGTACCCCCCAAAGAAAAAAGTAATAGTTCGACAGCCTGCATCACAGGCTATGCAGGCTGTTCAAATACCCAGAACAAATTCTGTACCTTCCTTTTGGTGCAAAATATGCAAGGTGGATTGTGTCACCGAATTCAATTTCGGCGCCCATATTGGAGGGAAAAAGCACAAACTCAAGAAGCAACTGATTCTTGGTAATATGAACACTGGAAGACCTGCCACTGGCAGTCAGTTTGCAGGTAACACAAACCGTGGACCCAGTGAGAATGCATTTTCTGGAAGCAGAAATGATTTACCGAATGTGGGTAGCAGCAGTGTTGGACCAAGCAGCAGCGTGTCCTCTGGaagcagacctagtgaagcaaacCCTGAAGCATTAAACTAG